A single genomic interval of Persephonella atlantica harbors:
- a CDS encoding type II toxin-antitoxin system PemK/MazF family toxin: MNKGEIYLAKLNSTKGSEISKVRPVIIFQSPYLKDLPTVIVIPLTTHLKDNWFPLRVRISKRGKLEKDSDAVIEQIRAIDKSRIIGNPIASLSQEEIELVEEAVLFVLGIK; encoded by the coding sequence TTGAATAAAGGGGAGATTTATTTAGCCAAATTAAATTCAACTAAAGGCTCTGAGATTAGTAAAGTAAGGCCAGTAATAATTTTCCAATCTCCTTATTTAAAAGACTTACCAACAGTAATAGTCATTCCTTTAACAACTCATTTAAAGGACAACTGGTTTCCATTGAGAGTTAGGATTTCTAAGAGGGGAAAACTTGAAAAAGACAGCGATGCAGTTATAGAGCAGATTAGAGCTATAGATAAGAGTAGGATTATAGGAAATCCTATAGCTTCTTTATCTCAAGAGGAAATAGAACTTGTAGAAGAGGCTGTTTTATTTGTTTTAGGTATAAAATAA
- a CDS encoding putative metalloprotease CJM1_0395 family protein, giving the protein MQGVGGISAYYRWDNQKDKIQEIKKQQILQQLRMTEQKVKAHEMAHKVAGGELTGPVQYKYQKGPDGKLYIVGGEVPIKIKQGKTPEETTEIAQKIKRAALAPADPSPQDRAVAARATVMEIQAKIEMMKKNLEEKNKISIYA; this is encoded by the coding sequence ATGCAGGGGGTTGGTGGTATATCAGCTTACTACAGGTGGGATAATCAAAAAGATAAAATTCAGGAGATTAAGAAGCAGCAGATACTCCAGCAGCTTCGTATGACCGAGCAGAAAGTAAAAGCCCACGAAATGGCCCATAAGGTTGCAGGTGGAGAGCTAACAGGCCCAGTTCAGTATAAATACCAGAAAGGTCCAGATGGTAAATTATACATCGTAGGTGGAGAAGTTCCCATAAAAATAAAACAAGGGAAAACACCTGAAGAAACCACTGAGATTGCTCAGAAAATAAAGAGGGCTGCTCTTGCCCCTGCAGACCCTTCACCTCAGGACAGAGCCGTTGCTGCCCGGGCAACGGTAATGGAGATACAGGCAAAGATAGAAATGATGAAAAAAAATTTAGAAGAAAAGAATAAAATCAGTATCTACGCCTGA
- a CDS encoding ribbon-helix-helix domain-containing protein produces MKTITLKTEEEFFEYLNNLSKSLGKPKSQIIREAVIEYGEKIKREKIHQKMEKLAKQLRKDKSYLKEIKEFEMLSEDTIE; encoded by the coding sequence ATGAAGACTATAACATTAAAAACTGAAGAAGAGTTTTTTGAATATCTAAATAATCTCAGTAAAAGCTTGGGTAAACCAAAGTCTCAAATAATTAGAGAAGCTGTTATTGAGTATGGAGAAAAAATAAAAAGAGAAAAGATTCATCAAAAAATGGAAAAACTTGCAAAACAGCTTAGAAAAGACAAAAGCTATCTGAAAGAAATTAAAGAATTTGAAATGTTGAGTGAGGACACCATTGAATAA